A window of the Procambarus clarkii isolate CNS0578487 chromosome 77, FALCON_Pclarkii_2.0, whole genome shotgun sequence genome harbors these coding sequences:
- the LOC138357346 gene encoding circumsporozoite protein-like, with protein MEAQHTHNVVPQRDHNVVPQRDHNVAAQHTHNVVPQRDHNVAAQHTHNVVPQRDHNVAAQHTHNVVPQRDHNVAAQHTHNVVPQRDHNVVAQRDHNVAAQRDHNVAAQRDHNVAAQRDHNVAAQRDHNVAAQRDHNVAAQHTHNVVPQRDHNVVPQRDHNVAAQHTHNVVPQRDHNVVAQRDHNVAAQRDHYPSYQKHLQNGH; from the exons ATGGAAG CACAACATACCCACAATGTTGTACCACAACGTGACCACAATGTTGTACCACAACGTGACCACAATGTTGCAGCACAACATACCCACAATGTTGTACCACAACGTGACCACAATGTTGCAGCACAACATACCCACAATGTTGTACCACAACGTGACCACAATGTTGCAGCACAACATACCCACAATGTTGTACCACAACGTGACCACAATGTTGCAGCACAACATACCCACAATGTTGTACCACAACGTGACCACAATGTTGTAGCACAACGTGACCACAATGTTGCAGCACAACGTGACCACAATGTTGCAGCACAACGTGACCACAATGTTGCAGCACAACGTGACCACAATGTTGCAGCACAACGTGACCACAATGTTGCAGCACAACGTGACCACAATGTTGCAGCACAACATACCCACAATGTTGTACCACAACGTGACCACAATGTTGTACCACAACGTGACCACAATGTTGCAGCACAACATACCCACAATGTTGTACCACAACGTGACCACAATGTTGTAGCACAACGTGACCACAATGTTGCAGCACAACGTGACCACTATCCAAGCTATCAGAAACATTTACAAAACGGACATTGA